The DNA window GTCGCAGCCTGTTTCGCGATCTTCGGCGCCAGGGCCTGCTCAGCCATGATCCCCTGGCCGGAGTCCGAGGCCCCAAGGTCCGGCCCAAGCTGCCGCAGGTGCTGGATACCGACGAGGCGGCGATCCTGGTCGAGGTCCAGGGGGACGATGCCCTGGCCAGAAGGGATCGGGCGATGCTGGAACTGTTCTATTCCAGTGGTCTGCGACTGTCCGAGTTGACCGGTCTGCGCTGGAAGGATCTGGATCTGGCGAACGCCGAAGTCAGGGTCGAAGGCAAGGGCCGCAAGGTCAGGATCCTGCCGGTGGGCCGTTTTGCGGTCGCCGCCCTGCGCGCGCATGCCGAGGGTACGCCCGCGGAGGCGGAGGCGCCGGTGTTTCCGGGCCGGGGCGGCAAGCCGATCAGTGCTCGCGCGGTGCAGTTGCGGGTCAGTCAGCTGGCGATGCGCAGCGGTTTTCCGCGGCATGTGCATCCGCATATGCTGCGGCACAGCTTTGCCAGCCATGTGCTGGAATCCTCCGGTGATCTGCGTGCCGTCCAGGAATTGCTGGGCCATGCCGATATCGCCACCACCCAGATCTACACCCATCTCGATTTCCAGCATTTGTCGCGGGTCTATGATGCCGCCCATCCGCGGGCGCGCCGCAAACCGGACCAGGACTGAGGCCTCGGGCGGAGGCGGTGGTTCGGCCTGCCGGCTCGACGCCGATGGAATCCGTTGCGGCCTCGTGTGCGGACGGGGCCGGGCGTGAGGGACTTGTAAACGCCAGAGCGGCCCCTACATCCTCACTTTGTCTTTTAGGGATGGATCATGACCACCATAGTTTCGGTTCGCCGCAACGGCCGTGTCGTCATCGGCGGTGATGGCCAGGTCACCTTGGGCAACACCGTGATGAAGGCGAACGCCCGCAAGATCCGGCGGCTGGGCAAGCATGGTGATGTCCTGGCCGGTTTCGCCGGTGCGACCGCCGACGCTTTCACCTTGTTCGAGCTGTTCGAGGACAAGCTCGGCAAGCACGGCGGCAATCTGACCCGCAGTGCGGTGGAACTGGCCAAGGAATGGCGCACCGACCGACGGCTGGGCAAGCTGGAGGCGATGCTGGCGGTGGCCGACAAGGAAGCCTCGTTGCTGATTTCCGGCAATGGCGACGTGCTGGAACCCGAGCACGGCCTGATCGCGATCGGCTCCGGCGGCCCCTATGCCCAGTCCGCGGCGCTGGCCTTGCTGGAGCACAGCGACATGGATGCGGCCGAGATCGTCGCCAAGGCATTGAAGATCGCCGGCGACATCTGCATCTACACCAATCACAACACCACGATCGAAGAACTGTGAGACGGCCGGTTCCGTCTTCGCGTCCCGCACCGCCGCTGGCGGTCCATCCACTTCGTTCCGCAGCCTGATCACTATGTCCGAACTTACTCCGCGCGAAATCGTCAACGAACTCGACCGCTACATCATCGGCCAGCATGACGCCAAGCGCGCCGTGGCGATTGCCTTGCGCAACCGCTGGCGCCGCATGCAGCTGGAACCCGACATGCGCAACGAGGTGACGCCCAAGAACATCCTGATGATCGGTCCCACCGGTGTCGGCAAGACCGAGATCGCCCGTCGTCTGGCAACGCTGGCCAATGCGCCGTTCGTCAAGGTCGAGGCCACCAAGTTCACCGAGGTCGGCTATGTCGGCAAGGATGTGGAATCCATTGTCCGCGATCTGGTCGACGTGGCCTACAAACTGGTCCGCGACCAGGCGGTCAAGCGGGTGCGCAGCCAGGCGGAGGATCGGGCCGAAGACCGGATACTGGATGCCTTGCTGCCGCGCCGGCAGGCCGCGGCCGACTGGAGCCAGGATACCCCTGCGGGCAATCCCGACAGTGAAACCCGGCAGAAGCTGCGTCGCCAGTTGCGTGAAGGCACGCTGGACCATCGCGAAATCGAGCTGGAGATCGCCCTCAATGCCGGTGTCGAGATCATGTCGCCTCCGGGCATGGAGGAGATGGGCCAGCAGCTTCGCCAGATGTTCCAGAACATGGGCGGGTCCAAGACCCAGACCCGCAAGCTGAGCATCGCCGCGGCCCGACCCCAGCTGATCGACGAAGAGGCCGGAAAACTGCTCAACGACGAGGAGATCCGCAGCCAGGCGGTGCATGCCGCCGAGCAGAACGGGATCGTCTTCATCGACGAGATCGACAAGGTCGCGCAACGTTCGGAGTACTCCGGCAGCGGGGTTTCGCGCGAAGGAGTGCAGCGCGACCTGCTGCCGTTGGTCGAAGGTTCGACGGTGTCGACCAAGTACGGCCCGATCAAGACCGACCATATGCTGTTCATCGCTTCGGGAGCCTTTTCGCTGGCCAAGCCCTCGGACCTGATTCCCGAGCTGCAGGGCCGGTTGCCGATCCGGGTCGAACTGTCCGCGCTCGGCGTGGACGACTTCGGCCGGATCCTGCGCGAGCCGCACAATGCCCTGACCAAGCAGTACGTGGCGCTGTTGTCCACCGAGGGGGTCGAGATCGAATTCGACGAGGCCGGCATCGACCGCCTGGCCGAGGTGGCCTTCCAGGTCAACGAGCGCACCGAGAACATCGGCGCACGGCGTCTGCACACGGTGATGGAACGATTGCTGGAAGGCATCTCCTACGAGGCGGCCGACAAGTCCGGCAGTCGTTACCTGATCGATGCCGACTATGTCGACAGCCATCTGGGTGCGCTGGTGGTGGATGAGGATCTCAGCCGGTATATCCTCTGATGAGGCCGGCCTCGGAGTATGCCGGTCCGGCTCTGGTAGCATAGGTCGCTATGGGCAAGATTATCGAATTCAAGAACACCGGGCAGCGCGCGCAGTTGCGCGAGGCCGCCGCCACCGGACAGATGGTCCGGCTGTGGCGTTCCGAACTGGAGCACGGCAGCTTCTGCGGGTATGTCGGTGGCGTGGGACGCGAGTTTTTCCTGATGTGGGTGCTGGGCGACAGCGTCAATTACGACGGTCTCTATGTCATGCGGCACCGTGACGTGGGCGAGCTGGAAGTACCGGACAAGCACCACATCTTTCTGGAGAAGGCGCTGGCGCTCAAGCAGATGAAGCCCGAGTGGCCGGAAGCCTTCCCCCTGGACGATATCCGTGAAGTGGTGCAGGCCGCTGCCTTGTGCACGCCGGTGATCGGGGTACACGTCGACAGCGAGGACGAGGCCGAGGTCTGCTATATCGGGCGCCTGATCGATGTCGATGACGAGGGCTTCCGCATGCAGGAGATCTCGCCCGATGCCGAGTGGCTCACCGATGCCTCGTTCTTTGGCTGGGATGAAGTCTCCACGGTCAGTATCGGCGATGGCTACGCGCAGTCGCTGCTGCAGGTGGCCGGCGCGCCGCCGCCGCTGTCGCCGGGCGATTCCGGGGTCGGCCAGCTGCGCTGAGCCGGTGCCTGTCCGGGCTGTTCAGCGCTGCTTCCGCGGTGCACAATGCCGCAGGTCTATGCCCGTGTGGCGAGACACGATGATCGGGATCAACTGACCGGACCGGTGCACCGCTTCAGGCGTTGGCCGTCGCCGGTGTGGCGTACTGGGAGCGGGCATGGCAACAAGACCGGGAATACCTCTGCTGGCTCTGGCGGTGGGCGCTTTCGGCATCGGCACGACTGAATTTGCGCCGATGGGCATGCTGCCGGTCATCGCCGGCAGCCTGCATGTATCGATTCCGACGGCGGGCATGCTGATCACTGCCTATGCCGTGGGGGTGATGCTGGGCGCGCCGCTGATGGTGCTGAGTACCGCCCGTCTGCCCCGGCACCTGCTGTTGTGCGGGTTGATGGGGCTGTTCACCCTCGGCAATCTGCTGGCGTCGCTGGCTCCCGGTTATACGATGCTGATGTTGGCGCGGGTGGTGACTTCGCTGGCGCATGGGGCCTTTTTCGGCGTGGGTGCCATTGTCGCGGCCAGCCTGGTTCCGCCTGCCAGGCGATCGAGTGCGGTCGCCACCATGTTCATGGGGCTGACTGTCGCCACCATCGGCGGTTCGCCGATGGTCACCTGGATCGGCCAGCAGATTGGCTGGCGCGCGGCCTTTGCCGGTATCGGTGGCCTGGGCATCGTGGCGATGATCTCGTTGTGGTTCGCCCTGCCCAGGATGCCGGCCGGCGATCCCCCGGATGTGGCCCATGAACTGGGTGTGCTGAAACGCCCGGCGGTGCTGCTGGCCTTGGCCACCACGGTACTGGGCGCCGGCGCGATGTTCACGGTGATGACGTATATCGCCCCGATCCTGCAGCACATGACGGCGGCCTCGCCGGGTTTCGTGACCGCCATGCTGGTCCTGATCGGGGTCGGCTTCACCGTCGGCAACGGCCTGGGCGGACGTTTCGCCGATCGCTCGCTGGAAGGCAGCCTGCTGTTCTTTCTGGGCCTGCTGAGCGTATTGCTGCTGCTGTTCACGATCACCTTGCATGCGCCGGTCACGGCGGCGATCAGTATTTTCCTGTGGGGCGTGGCCACCTTTGCGGTGGTGCCGCCGCTGCAGACCCGGGTAATGGATGCCGCGGCCGATGCGCCGAGCCTGGCCTCCTCGGTCAATATCGGTGCCTTCAATATGGGCAATGCCTTGGGGGCGGTGGTCGGTGGTGGCGTGCTGGATCTGGGACTGGGCTATCACTGGATTCCGGTCGCCGGGGCGGGGCTGTCCCTGATCGGCATCGCGCTGGTGCTGATCGGCCAACGGATCGCCCCCTTCCAGTCTGCCGCGAGCGATCCGCCCGCTGGCTGAAACCGATCTGGACGAGGGTTGGCGGGACGCTGGCTGGTGAGGTTCGAGGGCCGCGTGACTGCGCAGACGGTGGCGGATGACTTACCATAGATCCTCTTTGATACGAGCCGGCGCTGCCGCCCGCCGGCGCGGCGTTGCGGCAGTGCGGTTCAAGCACCGGCCCGCACGTCATGAAGTTGGCGATACTCTCCCGCAACACTCGTTTGTATTCCACCCGTCGTCTGATCGAGGCGGCGCGGTCGCGCGGTCATGCCGTGCGGGTTCTCGATCCGCTGCGCTGCTACGTCAGGATCGCGCCCGGTGCGCTGGCGATTCATTACAAGGGCCGGGCGTTGAAGAATTTCGATGCGGTGATTCCCCGCATCGGAACGCACAGCGCTTTCTACGCCACGGCGGTGCTGCGACAGTTTGAAATGATGGGGACCTATGCCCCCAATCCTTCCGATGGCGTGCTGCGGGCGCGGGACAAGCTGCGCAGCCTGCAGTTGCTGGCCAGCGCCGGGCTGGACATGCCGGTGACGGTCTTCGGAGACAATCCCGATGACACGGATGATCTGATGACCATGCTGGGTGAGCCGCCGCATGTGATCAAGCTCAATGAGGGCAGCCAGGGTACCGGGGTGGTGCTGGCCGAAAAGCGCAGTGCCTCCCGCAGCGTGATCGAGGCTTTTCGCGGGCTGTATGCCAATTTCCTGGTTCAGGAATACGTCGCCGAAGCCCAGGGCGCGGACCTGCGCTGTTTCGTGATCGGCGACAAGGTCGTGGCGGCCATGCGGCGTGAGGCGGCGGCCGGCGAGTTCCGTGCCAACCTGCATCGCGGCGGTACGGCCAGCCAGGTGGAGTTGAGTCCGCAGGAAGAAAGGGTCGCCGTGCGTGCCGCCAGTGTGCTGGGCCTGAATGTCGCCGGGGTCGATCTGCTGCGTTCGGCGCGCGGGCCGCTGCTGCTGGAGGTCAATGCCTCGCCGGGTCTGGAGGGTATCGAGGCGGCCACCGGTGTCGATGTCGCCGGTCTCGTCATCGCGTTTGTCGAGAGCCGGCTCAGTTCCGATTGAGCCGGGACGGCTCTGGCGGCGCTCTGGCCGGAACCTGAACGGCGGCGTATGGATTTAACCCTTGGCTAACTCCGGCCCGGCTATAAAAGATCCATGTCTGGTCGGGTGTCCTCGCCGGGCGAGGTTGACTGGTTTCCGTTTCAGGTTGAACGTGGGTTTTGCCCGGAGCTGACGGCTTTTCGTCGAGGCTTCGGGCTTTTTCTTGTTCGCCCGAAGCCGCCGTCCACTGGGATTCCAGGCACCGGGCCGTCCGCGGCAGCGGCCCCTGATGCATCGGTTTGCACCATGCCTTCCACGCTGGGGCCGGTACAGGCCTGAGCCGCGTGAAATCAGCGGCCATGGCGGTACCTGCGGTACATTCTTGAGAGCATCCTTTAAGCTACACATCATGAGCCGGTCGCCTGCCGGCTGACAGCGGAGCGGCGCAATGCGCGTACTGGTAATAGAAGACAATAGTGATATCGCGACCAATATCGGCGATTACCTTGAGGATCGTGGTCACGTAGTGGATTTTGCAGGCGACGGCGTGACCGGGCTGCATCTCGCGGTAGTCCATGATTTCGATGTCATCGTGCTTGATCTGACCTTGCCGGGCATGGACGGGCTCGATGTGGTCCGCAAGCTGCGCCATGAAGCGCACAAGCAGACCCCGGTCCTGATGCTGACGGCGCGTGACGCACTGGAGCAGAAGATCATCGGTTTCGAGTCCGGCGCCGATGACTACATGACCAAGCCTTTCGCGCTGCAGGAACTGTCGGCGCGGCTGGATGTGCTGGCGCGCCGGGGCAAGGGGCCGCAGAGCCGGGTCTTGAAAGTCAGCGAACTGACTTTCAATCTCGATACCCTGACCGTCAGCCGGGCCGGCAAGGCGATCCAGCTCAATCCGATCGGTCTGAAGCTGCTGCAGGCGCTGATGGAATCCAGTCCCTCGGTGGTCACCCGCCAGGATCTGGAGCAGCGGGTGTGGGGCGAGGAACTGCCGGACAGCGATTCGTTGCGTGTGCATATCCACGGCCTGCGCGCCGCCATCGACAAGCCTTTTGACCGGCCCTTGATCCATACCCGTCACGGCATTGGCTACCGGATGGTCGATCCCGATGCAGTCCAGGCGTAAGCTCCGGTTCCGCCTGCTGCTGAGTTTCACCCTGTTCGGATTCGGGCTCAGTGCCCTGTTTGCGCTGGCCTCCGTGGATATCCGGACCCGGGTCGAGGATCAGCTGATCGATTCCAGCCTGATGGACGAGGCCCAGTTTGCCAATGCGCAGGCGCATGAGCACCCCGCGGGCGGCGGTGCTCCCTCGCGACTGCTGACTGGGCAGACCTTGAGTGACCGGACCTTGTACAAGGCACCGCTGGCCTGGCAGAACCTGGACAACGGCGTGCATGACATCTACGAGCAGGATGCCGATGACGGTCGGCGCCGGCATTACAAGCTGGCCGTGTTCCGACATGACGGGGTGATCAGCTTTATCCGTTTCGATGTCTCGCGTGATGACCTGGGACGCCGCCAGCTGGTCACCGCCGTTTCCGGAGCCGTATTCGTCTTCACCCTGCTGTCGTTGGTGATCGGTCTCTGGCTGTCACGCAAGGTGCTCAAGCCGTTGAGCCAGCTGGCGCGTCGCCTGCGCGAATTCCGCAAGGTCGGCAAGGCCGAACCGCTGGCGACCGGTTTTGCCGATGACGAAGTCGGCGAACTGGCCCAGGCTCTGGATGACTACAACGAGCGGATGACGGCTCTGGTCGAGCGCGATCGCGAGTTCAATTCCGATGTCAGTCATGAGCTCAGGACGCCCTTGGCGGTGATCGCCAGTACCACCGAACTGCTGCAGGGATCACCGGATCTGACCGACAAGATCAGCGAGCGCCTGAAGCGGATCGAGCGTGCATCGCGGCAGGCCACCGAACTGATCGAGGCCTTGCTGCTGCTGTCGCGTACCGAGCGGCGCGGCCCCACCCGGGGTGAGACCACGGATGTGGCGAAGGTCAGCATGGATGTGATCGAGAGCCAGCGCCCGCAGCTGCGGGACAAGCCGGTGCGCATCCATCTGGATGTGCACGAACCCCTGAGCATCAATGTGCCGCCCTCGGTGCTGGCGGTCGCGCTGACCAATCTGATCGGCAACGCCATCAAATATACCCTGGAAGGTGAAGTCCGGGTCGTGATCGGCAACCAGCGGATCGAGGTCATCGATACCGGACCGGGCATCAAGGCCGAAGACGCCGAGCGGCTGTTCCAGCGCGGGGTCCGCGGTGAAGGGGCTGGCGGCAGCGGCGCCGGCCTGGGGCTGGCCATTGTGCGCCGGCTGTGCAACCTTTACAGCTGGGATGTCTCGATCCGCCCGCGCAGCGATGCCAACGGCGCCGTGGCCAGTCTGGTCTTCGCCTGATGCTTTGAGGGCATCCGCCATCGCGTCCGGCGGTCGCCATCACGGCGAGGCGGGCTGAGGCAGGCCTGAATTCATATCGCAAGATCTTGCGATGCAGCATGGCCGCAACGGCCATCCTGCACCTCCTGCCTGTCTTCACATTCTGGGCATGGACAGTCTCCGGAACTGCCGCCAACAATCGGCGCGTAGACCGGGATGGCTGGATGGCCGGATCGTGTCATGCGTCGTCCATCCGCAGTCGTGATCGTCCGCCAAAGCTCCATGGCATCTGCCGCATCGCATCAGAGCGGGAAAGTGGCGCGCCACGCCACGGCCACGAGGTCGGATGGGCGATGTCGGAACCGGCGGGTCCGCTGCGATCTTGCGGGTGCCGCCGCCCGAACCGGCCACGGCCAAGGGGTTCGGTTGCATCGTTGTGCAGATGTCCATACCGCAGTACGCCCCCGCAGGATGCGGGGGCCCGGTGCCGTGCATCCACAGGGAGAGTCGTCGATGAATGAGGCCGCAAATTCCGTCCTGCCGCTGACCCTGGCACAGCGCGGGCTATGGGTCGGACACAAGATCGCCGCCGCCGATGCGACGATGAACATCGCCGAGGCCCTGGAGATACGGGGCGAGCTGGACGTGCCGCTGTTCATGCAGGCCCTGCATCGTCTGGTGCAGGACATGGAGGCGGCGAGGGTGCAGATCACCGAGCGTGCCGGCACGCCATGGCAGTCGATACGCGATCAATATCACGGCGACTTGCCCTTCTTCGACTTCAGCGCCGCGGAGCAGCCGCTGGAGGCCGCCAGGGCTTGGATGCAACAGCGCTGTGCGGAGGCGGTCGATCTCGAGCGCGATGCATTGTGGTGCAGCGCGCTGTTCCGCCTCGGCCCGGAGCATCACCTCTGGTACCAGCAGGCCCATCATGTCATCTACGACGGCTTCAGCGGGGGGCTTGCTGCGCGGCGTGTTGCGGAGATCTATACGTCCATGAAAAAGGGCGAGGCGCCTCCCGGCAGCGGCTTCGGGACCTTCGGCGATCTGGTGGCCGCCGACCGGGCCTATCGCGACTCGCCGCGATTCGAACGCGATCGTGCCTTCTGGCAGCAGCAACTGGCCGACCTGCCGGAAGCCGTCAGCCTGAGCCGGCATGGCCGCCATCGCAGCATGGGTGGTCTGCGTCGCAGCAGCGGTCAGCTGTCACCTGCCCAGGTCCGGCAGCTCGCCGAGCTGGGGCGGGCCCATGCGGCCAGCCTGCCGCAGGTGCTGATCAGCCTGGTGGCCGCCTATTACCACCGGGTGACGGGCGCGGACGAGCTGGTCATCGGCATGCCGGTGGCGGCCCGGGTCAGTCCGGCACTGCGGACGGTACCGGGCATGATGGCCAACGCGGTGGCCCTGCGGTTGCGGTTCGGCCCGCAGGACAGCGCCATCGACCTGCTGCGGCAGGTATCCCGCGTGGTGCGACAGGCCCTGCGTCATCAGCAGTATCGCTACGAGGACGTGCGACGGGACCTGGGCCTGCTGGGGCAGGATCGTCACATGGCGTGGCTTGGCGTCAATATCGAGCCTTTCGACTATCAACTGGATTTTGCCGGAGCCGAGGCGGTGCCGATCAACCTTTCCAACGGTTCGGTCGAGGATCTGACGGTATTCTTCTACGAGCGCGGCAACGGTCGCGCATTGCGCTTTGATTTCGATGCCAATCCGGCCCTGTACGGCGTGCCCGAACTGGAGCGTCACGCGGCCAGACTGTTGCGTCTGGCCGAGCTGGTGCTGGAGGATGCGGGTCGGCCGCTGGCCGACCTCGATCTGCTGACCCCGCAGGAGCGCGAACTGATGCTGGTGCAGTGGCGGGGCCGGCCCCAGGCTGTCACCGCGGCCAGTCTGCCGGCACAACTCGAGTGCCGCGCGCGGCAGCAGCCCGAGGCTGTCGCGGTGCGCCATCGCGACGGCCAGCTCGGTTATGGCCAGTTGCAGACACGGGTGGACATGGTGGCGGCACTGCTGGTGGCCGAAGGGGTGATGGCCGGCGACCGGATCGCGATCGCGCTGCCGCGTGATCCCTTGCTGCTCGCGACCCTGCTGGCCGTGATGCGTCTGGGCGCGGCCTATGTGCCGCTCGATCCTGACGGGCCGCTGCAACGGACCGCCTGGGTGATCGAGGATGCGCAGCCGCGGTTGCTGCTGCTGGATCAGGCCGACGAGGCGAAGATTCCCGCTCACGGGGTCCGGCGTGTGCATCTGCCGCAGGCCGTGCGCGATTTCGGCGCCGCGCTCCTGCAGCGGCATGGCCGGCAGGATGACCAGGCTTCGGCCGGTACCAGTGCCTATGTGCTGTACACCTCCGGCTCTACCGGCCGGCCCAAGGGGGTGGAAATCAGCCAGTCCAATCTGTTGAGCTTCCTGCAGAGCATGCAGCAGGAACTGCAATTGGATCGAGGCAGCCGATTTCTGGCCCAGACCACCTTGGGTTTCGATATCGCCGCTCTTGAGCTGTATCTGCCCTTGCTGGCCGGAGCCTCGGTGGTGCTGGCGGATCAGTCGGAAATCCGCCAGCCGCGGCGCATGGCCGAATTGATCGCGGAGCAGGCCGTGACCCATGCCCAGGCGACACCCTCGCTGTGGCGGATGCTGCTGAGCGCGCGTCAGCTGCGTCTGGATGGCGTGCACGTGCTGGTGGGAGGGGAGGCCCTGGGGCGTGAACTGGCGGCGGAGTTGTGGCGTCGCGGGCGGCGCCTGAGCCAGTTGTACGGACCGACGGAGACCACGATATGGTCGACGATCCAGCATCTGGACAGCCTGCCGCAGGCGGTGCCGCCGATCGGCCGGCCGCTGGCCAATACCTTGCTGTACGTACTGGATCCGGCACTGCGCCCGACCCTTCTGGGAGCGGTGGGCGAACTTTACATCGGCGGTCTGGGCGTGGCCAGAGGCTATGTCGGACGGCCGGAGCTGAATGCCGAACGTTTCATTGCCGATCCGTTTGCCGCTGACGGACAGCGGATCTATCGCACCGGTGACCGGGTACGCTGGCGTGAGGATGGCTGCCTGGAATTCGTGGGCCGCACCGACAATCAGGTCAAGATCCGGGGGCACCGCGTCGAGCCGGGCGAGATCGAGCACCGGCTCGAAAGCCATCCGGCCGTGGCGCTGGCCGCGGTGACGGCCTGGCGGGACGAGCGCGGTGAAGTGGCACTGGCCGCCTATATCAGCCCCCGTGAGGGTGAAGTGGCTGACCCCGAGGCCGTGCGCCGATATCTGGCAGCGTATCTGCCGGGGCACATGTTGCCCTCAACCCTGCAGGTGCTGCCGGTCCTGCCGCTCACGGCCAGCGGCAAGCTTGACCGCAAGGCCTTGCCGGCACCCGAGAGACCCGAAGGCGGGCAGTACGAACCCCCTGTGGGGCCGCTGGAACGCCAGCTGGCCGAATTGTGGCAGGACATCTTCGGACATGGACCGGTCGGGCGTCACGACAACTTCTTCGAGCTGGGCGGAGACTCGTTGACGGCCGCCCAGATGATGACCCGGTTGTCGGACCGGTTCGGTACCGAGCTGCCGCTGGGAACGCTGTTCGAATCGGCGAGCGTGGCGGGTCTGGCGGCACGTCTGCAGGATGGCACGGCCAGTCAGGACGACCCTTTGGCACCGGTGCTGTGTCTGCGACGAGGCGGGCAGCAGCTACCCTTGTTCTGCGTGCATCCCGTGGTCGGCCTGGGCTGGGCCTATGCGTCGCTGTTGCGGCATCTGGATGCCTCGATTCCGGTATATGCCCTGCAGGCCCACGGTCTGCGCGACCTTTCCCGCCTGCCTGGAAGCCTGGAAGCGATGGCAGGCTGCTATCTGGTCGAGGTGAGAAGGATTCAGCCGCAGGGGCCATATCGGCTGCTGGGCTGGTCGTTGGGCGGCATGGTGGTGCAGGCCATGGCGGCCCAGTTGCAGGACCAGGGTGAAAAGGTCGAATTTCTCGGACTGATGGACGCCTACCCCTTTGTCGGACCGGCCTCCGACGAGGTGGATGACGAGGCGCGGCAGGCCATGGCGGCACTGCAGTTTCTTGGCGTGCAGCCGGACCCGGCCGGGCCGGTTCCGCAGACCATGCAGGCGGTGGCCGACGTGCTGTGCCGGGTCTACGGTCTGGAACAGCTGCCGCTGGTACAGAGCCTGCGGCGCGATGATCCAGACCTGCTCCGGCGGGTGGCGGCGCTGACGCGCCATCACCTGGAGCTGGCGCGCCGGCATCTGCCACCCTCGCTGAATGGCCGCGCGGTGTATTTCCAGGCCGCGCCGGCGGAAGGCGTGGCCTTGTCCTGTCTGCTGCAATACCGGCCCTCGGCCTGGGATCCCTATATCCACGGGGGGCTGGAGCTGCATGCGATGAGTTGTACCCATCAGGCGATGCTGGATCCGCCTTTCGCGGCGGAGATCGGCGCGGTGCTGGATCGCCTGCTGGGGCCTGCGGGCAGGCCCGGATATGTCGTGAGCCGACAGCGCGGAGATGCCGCATATGCCTGATGCCGGCATGTCGGGCCAGCGGATCGCGCTGTTCACCATCGGCACCCAGGGTGATATCCGGCCCTGTCTGGCGCTGGGACGGGGGCTGCAGCAGCAGGGACATTCGGTACGGGTGGTGACCAGCCTCAACTTCGAGACCTGGATCCGCCGTCAGGGTCTGGATTTCGCCCCGCTGACGGCAGATTTCCAGGCCTTGCTGACGGCGGAGCGGGAGCTGGCCGATCAGGGGCTCAACATGCGCAGGATGGCGGCATTGTTCCGCACACGCTTCGAAGAATGGGCGGGCAGCTGGGCGGTCGAAGGACTCCA is part of the Frateuria aurantia DSM 6220 genome and encodes:
- a CDS encoding non-ribosomal peptide synthetase, producing the protein MNEAANSVLPLTLAQRGLWVGHKIAAADATMNIAEALEIRGELDVPLFMQALHRLVQDMEAARVQITERAGTPWQSIRDQYHGDLPFFDFSAAEQPLEAARAWMQQRCAEAVDLERDALWCSALFRLGPEHHLWYQQAHHVIYDGFSGGLAARRVAEIYTSMKKGEAPPGSGFGTFGDLVAADRAYRDSPRFERDRAFWQQQLADLPEAVSLSRHGRHRSMGGLRRSSGQLSPAQVRQLAELGRAHAASLPQVLISLVAAYYHRVTGADELVIGMPVAARVSPALRTVPGMMANAVALRLRFGPQDSAIDLLRQVSRVVRQALRHQQYRYEDVRRDLGLLGQDRHMAWLGVNIEPFDYQLDFAGAEAVPINLSNGSVEDLTVFFYERGNGRALRFDFDANPALYGVPELERHAARLLRLAELVLEDAGRPLADLDLLTPQERELMLVQWRGRPQAVTAASLPAQLECRARQQPEAVAVRHRDGQLGYGQLQTRVDMVAALLVAEGVMAGDRIAIALPRDPLLLATLLAVMRLGAAYVPLDPDGPLQRTAWVIEDAQPRLLLLDQADEAKIPAHGVRRVHLPQAVRDFGAALLQRHGRQDDQASAGTSAYVLYTSGSTGRPKGVEISQSNLLSFLQSMQQELQLDRGSRFLAQTTLGFDIAALELYLPLLAGASVVLADQSEIRQPRRMAELIAEQAVTHAQATPSLWRMLLSARQLRLDGVHVLVGGEALGRELAAELWRRGRRLSQLYGPTETTIWSTIQHLDSLPQAVPPIGRPLANTLLYVLDPALRPTLLGAVGELYIGGLGVARGYVGRPELNAERFIADPFAADGQRIYRTGDRVRWREDGCLEFVGRTDNQVKIRGHRVEPGEIEHRLESHPAVALAAVTAWRDERGEVALAAYISPREGEVADPEAVRRYLAAYLPGHMLPSTLQVLPVLPLTASGKLDRKALPAPERPEGGQYEPPVGPLERQLAELWQDIFGHGPVGRHDNFFELGGDSLTAAQMMTRLSDRFGTELPLGTLFESASVAGLAARLQDGTASQDDPLAPVLCLRRGGQQLPLFCVHPVVGLGWAYASLLRHLDASIPVYALQAHGLRDLSRLPGSLEAMAGCYLVEVRRIQPQGPYRLLGWSLGGMVVQAMAAQLQDQGEKVEFLGLMDAYPFVGPASDEVDDEARQAMAALQFLGVQPDPAGPVPQTMQAVADVLCRVYGLEQLPLVQSLRRDDPDLLRRVAALTRHHLELARRHLPPSLNGRAVYFQAAPAEGVALSCLLQYRPSAWDPYIHGGLELHAMSCTHQAMLDPPFAAEIGAVLDRLLGPAGRPGYVVSRQRGDAAYA